gcagaacagaaaggaagaacTGGTCTTCGCAGTTTCCGGGCCTGTTCTCCCAGTTCTGAGACTAGAGGCGAAGGGAGCGCAGGGTGAGAGGAGCGCGGAGCACTCGGGTGGGGAAGCGTCGGGGAGCCTCGGCGGCGGCGGTGACAGGCCACCAAGGCCCCCGGCCGCCGGCCAGCGGTGCCTGGGTGGCGAGGCCGTGCCCGGAGCCCGGTGGAAGCCCGCTGCCAGCTTGGTGGTGACGCAGTGCCCCTTGGCGGAGCCCCTGGCCCTCCCGCCCTGGTCCACCCTCCTGCACCTCAAGTGATTCCGTGCTCGCGGTCTGGATTGCGGTGCTCACGCccctgctgtggggtgggggtgttgaaCCCGAGGCCTGCGGTCCTTGGGTGTCTTGCGGGTGTTCTGTGTATGGGCATATACATACACTGAGCGCGTCCACGTCTCCACGCCCGACCTTAGTTAGGAGTCCTTTGGCACCATGGCCTGTGTGCATTATAAATTCGCTTCCAAACTCAACTATGCCATCGCCACCTTTGATGGGCGGCACATCTCCCTCCGTGACCTAAAGAAGCAGATTATGGGCAGAGAGAAGCTGAATGCTGCCAAGTGCGACCTGCAGATCAGCAACGCGCAGACCGAGGAAGAATATACCGATGACAATGCTCTGATCCCGAAGAATGTATCTGTAATTGTTAGAAGAATTCCTATTGGAGGTGTGAAATCTACAAGCAAGGCGGACGCTAGACGTCGCACGGAACCAGTGATGGGCACTTCAACAGTCACTGATGCCTcttctgcttctatttctctggccCAGCTTACGCAGACTGCCAATCTGGCTGAAGCCAATGCTtctgaagaagataaaattaaagccATGATGGCGCAATCTGGCCGTGCATACGGCCCCGTCAATTACGTGAAGGAGCCTCTAGGTCCACCACCTCCATCTTATACCTGTTTCCGCTGTGGTAGACCCGGCCATTATATTAAGAACTGCCCAACCAACGGGGATGAACGCTTCGAGCCTCGCCCTAGGATTAAAAAGAGCACTGGAATCCCCAGAAGTTTCATGATGGAAGTGAAAGATCCCAACATGAGAGGTGCAAAGCTCACCAACACGGGAACCTACGCAATACCGACTATAGAGGCAGAGGCATATGcaattgggaagaaagaaaggccaCCTTTCTTACCAGAGGAGCCCTCTTCGTCTTCTGAAAAGGACGACCCTATCCCAGACGAGTTGCTGTGTCCCATCTGCAAAGACATGGTGACTGATGCCGCTATCATTCCCTGCTGTGCAAACAGCTATTGTGATGAGTGTATAAGAACAGCGCTCTTGGAATCAGAGGACCATACGTGCCCAGCGTGTCATCAACATGATGTCTCTCCCGATGCTTTAATTGCCAATAAATTCTTGCGACAGGCTGTTACTAACTTCAAAAATGGAACTGGTGGTTATACAAAAAGACTGCGGAGACAgttacccccaccaccacccccgataCCGCCCCCGAGACCTCTCATTCAGCGGAATCTACAGCCTCTGATGAGATCTCCAATATCAAGACAGCAAGATCCTCCGATGACTCCAGTCACCTCTTCATCAGGCCACCCGGCTCCCTCTATATCTTCATTAACTTCTAATCAGTCTCCCTTAGCCCCTGCTGTGCCCGGAAATTCATCCACCCCAGTGCCTGGACCTGATATAACTGCACCGGTGTCCATCTCAGTCCACTGGGAAAAATCAGATGGGCCTTTCCGGGATTCCGATCATAAAATAGTGCCAGCCGCAGCCCTTGCCTCAGAGCATTCAAAGGGAACCTCTTCAATAGCAATGACTGCCCTTGTGGAGGAGAAAGGTTACCCGGTGCCTGTGCTTGGAACCCCATCTTTGCTTGGACAGTCACCACCTGCTGGGTATAGCGTCCCTCCCCCCGGGTTCCCTCCAGTGCTGGCCAATTTGTCAACGCCTTGGGGATCATCAGGAGTGCAGACTGCTCATTCCAATACCATCCCAACAACACGAGCACCACTTGGGCCCGGGGAAGAATTCTATAGAGAGCAGCGACGGCTAAAAGGAGAGGCTCAATATCCCTATGGTGGTTCCTCATACTCCAGAAGTCCTTCTACTTACCCTAAATCAAGACCTGGTTCAACGCGGTCACCTTCTTATTCCCGATCATCTAGCCGCTCGCAATCTTGCTCCTATTCGCCATCACTTCCATTCCCCAGAAGGGGCAGAGGCCAGAGTCGAAATTACCGCCCAAGGTCTAGATCTCATGGATATCGTCGATCTAGGTCAAGGTCACCACTATATAGGCGATGCCCTTCGCGATCAAGGTCCCCTCCAGCATTTAGGGGACAGTCTCCAAATAAACGGACTGTACCACAAGGGAAAACAGGACGTGCACattttaatagatacagagaagttcCACCACCATATGACAGAAAAGCTTACTATGGCGGGAGTGTTGACTTTAGAGACCCCTTTGAAAACGAGCATTACCGAGAGTGGGAGAGACAATACAGAGAGTGGTATGACAAATACCACACAGGTTATGCTGCTGGAGCACAGGCCCGAGCATCAGCAAATGGAGATAACTTTCCTCCAGAGAGCTTTTCGCCACCTCATATCAGGAATTCTCCCCTTACAAGGGGCCGCGGAGAAGTTTACTCGGGTGGACAAAGTCGTAGAAGTCCAAACATAGGCGGTAGCAACTCTCCAGAAAAGCTTTCAACAAGAGACAGCCACAATCGGAAGGATAGTACAAAGTCAAAAGAGAAGGAGAGCGACAGTGCTGCAGGACACGGTAAAGGAAGGACACATAAGGAACATCGAAGGCGGAAGGAAGCGAAGGCCTTCTAAACACAGAGTTGTTAGAACCTTCTGGAAAATCAAGAGAACCTACAAGTCCAGTGATGAGATACGTCCCAGgggccaaacaaaaacaaaaacaaaaacaaaaacaaaaaccccacaaacaaacaaacaaacaaaacaaataaataaacaaacaaaagacccccaaaaaaccctccttaaagtaaaataaaaataaaaataaaatgcccacaacaacaacaaaagaagggaCTCCTTAGAAACCACGGTGATCCAGGTTTTCAACGCACTGACGCTTTGGTAAGACCAGATGGCCAAGCCCGGACTTGGTCTCTGTGGGGGGACTGGCCGTccatccagagagggagaggggtggggatgggggaggggccagggcggggcggtCGACCAGATGGCCGGGTGCTGACCATAGTCTTTAGCTGTGGATAACAGAGATTGGGTTGACTGGTTCTGGGGCTGAATGGCCCGTCCCGCCCTCGGCTGATCGAGAAGCACCAATGCCACCCTCCCTCCGGGGGAAGGCAGCGCCAGGTGATTGGACTTCCCCAGTTCTGGGAAGGACAAGCAGGAGACGCTGTCTGCGAGAATGCAGGGCGTGAAGCGTGCTCATGGGTGTGGACGGACCATTCAAAGCAAGgagtgtccgtgcgtgactgcagatgtgcacacacacacgcactcccacccccacaacgATCCACCaaacgccccccgcccccgcacttcCCAACCCCcgctaccacacacacacacacagagagagagagagagagagagagagagagagagagagagagaaacacccacacacatacacacagaaacagCCACACACATACACGGGAGCACAAATTCCGCTATGAAAGGAGTGGCCCACGTCTAGGAGTTTTACTGTggccttttttccttttggcttgtcCCGGCCCCACCCGCGCCTGTGTAAATATGTATGGTCCCCCTGTTCAACGCAGAAAACGGCGATGCCGCCCCGCGAGGCATGGAGATGGAGCCTTGCGCACCTCCCTGGGCACCTGACCCATCTCCCAAGTCCTCCGGGAGCCCCGGGAATCGCTTTGGCCGGCCAGTGGCGCCCTCTGCTGTTCCTGGAGCGGTGACGCTTTCAGTCCTGGGGGCGGCTGATTGGTGGAGCGGGCGGCCTGCtgatttggctcctcccaccacgctcCAGGGCTATAAAAGAAAGCAGGGTCCTCTTGGCAGAGCTTCTCAGCTCCAGGCTGTGGTCGTCGTGCTCGTCGTCATCCTCGTCGTCCTCGTTCTCCCAGGGAGCTTTCACGGAGAGAGCTTGCGAATACCCAGTCCCTGGACATAGAAGCCGCTAAGCACCTGGCTagcacctggctaggctgctgatccacggaacgctgtctccgtgtcatttctgctttggcgactccatccacacctttgggaacccctggacctgctgccgcTGGACCCCGCCATCTCGGGCGCCGCACCGGgcagaacagaaaggaagaacTGGTCTTCGCAGTTTCCGGGCCTGTTCTCCCAGTTCTGAGACTAGAGGCGAAGGGAGCGCAGGGTGAGAGGAGCGCGGAGCACTCGGGTGGGGAAGCGTCGGGGAGCCTCGGCGGCGGCGGTGACAGGCCACCAAGGCCCCCGGCCGCCGGCCAGCGGTGCCTGGGTGGCGAGGCCGTGCCCGGAGCCCGGTGGAAGCCCGCTGCCAGCTTGGTGGTGACGCAGTGCCCCTTGGCGGAGCCCCTGGCCCTCCCGCCCTGGTCCACCCTCCTGCACCTCAAGTGATTCCGTGCTCGCGGTCTGGATTGCGGTGCTCACGCccctgctgtggggtgggggtgttgaaCCCGAGGCCTGCGGTCCTTGGGTGTCTTGCGGGTGTTCTGTGTATGGGCATATACATACACTGAGCGCGTCCACGTCTCCACGCCCGACCTTAGTTAGGAGTCCTTTGGCACCATGGCCTGTGTGCATTATAAATTCGCTTCCAAACTCAACTATGCCATCGCCACCTTTGATGGGCGGCACATCTCCCTCCGTGACCTAAAGAAGCAGATTATGGGCAGAGAGAAGCTGAATGCTGCCAAGTGCGACCTGCAGATCAGCAACGCGCAGACCGAGGAAGAATATACCGATGACAATGCTCTGATCCCGAAGAATGTATCTGTAATTGTTAGAAGAATTCCTATTGGAGGTGTGAAATCTACAAGCAAGGCGGACGCTAGACGTCGCACGGAACCAGTGATGGGCACTTCAACAGTCACTGATGCCTcttctgcttctatttctctggccCAGCTTACGCAGACTGCCAATCTGGCTGAAGCCAATGCTtctgaagaagataaaattaaagccATGATGGCGCAATCTGGCCGTGCATACGGCCCCGTCAATTACGTGAAGGAGCCTCTAGGTCCACCACCTCCATCTTATACCTGTTTCCGCTGTGGTAGACCCGGCCATTATATTAAGAACTGCCCAACCAACGGGGATGAACGCTTCGAGCCTCGCCCTAGGATTAAAAAGAGCACTGGAATCCCCAGAAGTTTCATGATGGAAGTGAAAGATCCCAACATGAGAGGTGCAAAGCTCACCAACACGGGAACCTACGCAATACCGACTATAGAGGCAGAGGCATATGcaattgggaagaaagaaaggccaCCTTTCTTACCAGAGGAGCCCTCTTCGTCTTCTGAAAAGGACGACCCTATCCCAGACGAGTTGCTGTGTCCCATCTGCAAAGACATGGTGACTGATGCCGCTATCATTCCCTGCTGTGCAAACAGCTATTGTGATGAGTGTATAAGAACAGCGCTCTTGGAATCAGAGGACCATACGTGCCCAGCGTGTCATCAACATGATGTCTCTCCCGATGCTTTAATTGCCAATAAATTCTTGCGACAGGCTGTTACTAACTTCAAAAATGGAACTGGTGGTTATACAAAAAGACTGCGGAGACAgttacccccaccaccacccccgataCCGCCCCCGAGACCTCTCATTCAGCGGAATCTACAGCCTCTGATGAGATCTCCAATATCAAGACAGCAAGATCCTCCGATGACTCCAGTCACCTCTTCATCAGGCCACCCGGCTCCCTCTATATCTTCATTAACTTCTAATCAGTCTCCCTTAGCCCCTGCTGTGCCCGGAAATTCATCCACCCCAGTGCCTGGACCTGATATAACTGCACCGGTGTCCATCTCAGTCCACTGGGAAAAATCAGATGGGCCTTTCCGGGATTCCGATCATAAAATAGTGCCAGCCGCAGCCCTTGCCTCAGAGCATTCAAAGGGAACCTCTTCAATAGCAATGACTGCCCTTGTGGAGGAGAAAGGTTACCCGGTGCCTGTGCTTGGAACCCCATCTTTGCTTGGACAGTCACCACCTGCTGGGTATAGCGTCCCTCCCCCCGGGTTCCCTCCAGTGCCGGCCAATTTGTCAACGCCTTGGGGATCATCAGGAGTGCAGACTGCTCATTCCAATACCATCCCAACAACACGAGCACCACTTGGGCCCGGGGAAGAATTCTATAGAGAGCAGCGACGGCTAAAAGGAGAGGCTCAATATCCCTATGGTGGTTCCTCATACTCCAGAAGTCCTTCTACTTACCCTAAATCAAGACCTGGTTCAACGCGGTCACCTTCTTATTCCCGATCATCTAGCCGCTCGCAATCTTGCTCCTATTCGCCATCACTTCCATTCCCCAGAAGGGGCAGAGGCCAGAGTCGAAATTACCGCCCAAGGTCTAGATCTCATGGATATCGTCGATCTAGGTCAAGGTCACCACTATATAGGCGATGCCCTTCGCGATCAAGGTCCCCTCCAGCATTTAGGGGACAGTCTCCAAATAAACGGACTGTACCACAAGGGAAAACAGGACGTGCACattttaatagatacagagaagttcCACCACCATATGACAGAAAAGCTTACTATGGCGGGAGTGTTGACTTTAGAGACCCCTTTGAAAACGAGCATTACCGAGAGTGGGAGAGACAATACAGAGAGTGGTATGACAAATACCACACAGGTTATGCTGCTGGAGCACAGGCCCGAGCATCAGCAAATGGAGATAACTTTCCTCCAGAGAGCTTTTCGCCACCTCATATCAGGAATTCTCCCCTTACAAGGGGCCGCGGAGAAGTTTACTCGGGTGGACAAAGTCGTAGAAGTCCAAACATAGGCGGTAGCAACTCTCCAGAAAAGCTTTCAACAAGAGACAGCCACAATCGGAAGGATAGTACAAAGTCAAAAGAGAAGGAGAGCGACAGTGCTGCAGGACACGGTAAAGGAAGGACACATAAGGAACATCGAAGGCGGAAGGAAGCGAAGGCCTTCTAAACACAGAGTTGTTAGAACCTTCTGGAAAATCAAGAGAACCTACAAGTCCAGTGATGAGATACGTCCCAGgggccaaacaaaaacaaaaacaaaaacaaaaacaaaaaccccacaaacaaacaaacaaacaaaacaaataaataaacaaacaaaagacccccaaaaaaccctccttaaagtaaaataaaaataaaaataaaatgcccacaacaacaacaaaagaagggaCTCCTTAGAAACCACGGTGATCCAGGTTTTCAACGCACTGACGCTTTGGTAAGACCAGATGGCCAAGCCCGGACTTGGTCTCTGTGGGGGGACTGGCCGTccatccagagagggagaggggcggggatgggggaggggccagggcggggcggtCGACCAGATGGCCGGGTGCTGACCATAGTCTTTAGCTGTGGATAACAGAGATTGGGTTGACTGGTTCTGGGGCTGAATGGCCCGTCCCGCCCTCGGCTGATCGAGAAGCACCAATGCCACCCTCCCTCCGGGGGAAGGCAGCGCCAGGTGATTGGACTTCCCCAGTTCTGGGAAGGACAAGCAGGAGACGCTGTCTGCGAGAATGCAGGGCGTGAAGCGTGCTCATGGGTGTGGACGGACCATTCAAAGCAAGgagtgtccgtgcgtgactgcagatgtgcacacacacacgcactcccacccccacaacgATCCACCaaacgccccccgcccccgcacttcCCAACCCCcgctaccacacacacacacacacacagagagagagagagagagagagagagagagagagagagagagagagagaaacacccacacacatacacacagaaacagCCACACACATACACGGGAGCACAAATTCCGCTATGAAAGGAGTGGCCCACGTCTAGGAGTTTTACTGTggccttttttccttttggcttgtcCCGGCCCCACCCGCGCCTGTGTAAATATGTATGGTCCCCCTGTTCAACGCAGAAAACGGCGATGCCGCCCCGCGAGGCATGGAGATGGAGCCTTGCGCACCTCCCTGGGCACCTGACCCATCTCCCAAGTCCTCCGGGAGCCCCGGGAATCGCTTTGGCCGGCCAGTGGCGCCCTCTGCTGTTCCTGGAGCGGTGACGCTTTCAGTCCTGGGGGCGGCTGATTGGTGGAGCGGGCGGCCTGCtgatttggctcctcccaccacgctcCAGGGCTATAAAAGAAAGCAGGGTCCTCTTGGCAGAGCTTCTCAGCTCCAGGCTGTGGTCGTCGTGCTCGTCGTCATCCTCGTCGTCCTCGTTCTCCCAGGGAGCTTTCACGGAGAGAGCTTGCGAATACCCAGTCCCTGGACATAGAAGCCGCTAAGCACCTGGCTagcacctggctaggctgctgatccacggaacgctgtctccgtgtcatt
The sequence above is a segment of the Myotis daubentonii chromosome 5, mMyoDau2.1, whole genome shotgun sequence genome. Coding sequences within it:
- the LOC132234368 gene encoding LOW QUALITY PROTEIN: E3 ubiquitin-protein ligase RBBP6-like (The sequence of the model RefSeq protein was modified relative to this genomic sequence to represent the inferred CDS: inserted 1 base in 1 codon) — translated: MACVHYKFASKLNYAIATFDGRHISLRDLKKQIMGREKLNAAKCDLQISNAQTEEEYTDDNALIPKNVSVIVRRIPIGGVKSTSKADARRRTEPVMGTSTVTDASSASISLAQLTQTANLAEANASEEDKIKAMMAQSGRAYGPVNYVKEPLGPPPPSYTCFRCGRPGHYIKNCPTNGDERFEPRPRIKKSTGIPRSFMMEVKDPNMRGAKLTNTGTYAIPTIEAEAYAIGKKERPPFLPEEPSSSSEKDDPIPDELLCPICKDMVTDAAIIPCCANSYCDECIRTALLESEDHTCPACHQHDVSPDALIANKFLRQAVTNFKNGTGGYTKRLRRQLPPPPPPIPPPRPLIQRNLQPLMRSPISRQQDPPMTPVTSSSGHPAPSISSLTSNQSPLAPAVPGNSSTPVPGPDITAPVSISVHWEKSDGPFRDSDHKIVPAAALASEHSKGTSSIAMTALVEEKGYPVPVLGTPSLLGQSPPAGYSVPPPGFPPVLANLSTPWGSSGVQTAHSNTIPTTRAPLGPGEEFYREQRRLKGEAQYPYGGSSYSRSPSTYPKSRPGSTRSPSYSRSSSRSQSCSYSPSLPFPRRGRGQSRNYRPRSRSHGYRRSRSRSPLYRRCPSRSRSPPAFRGQSPNKRTVPQGKTGRAHFNRYREVPPPYDRKAYYGGSVDFRDPFENEHYREWERQYREWYDKYHTGYAAGAQARASANGDNFPPESFSPPHIRNSPLTRGRGEVYSGGQSRRSPNIGGSNSPEKLSTRDSHNRKDSTKSKEKESDSAAGHGKGRTHKEHRRRKXSEGLLNTELLEPSGKSREPTILRLEAKGAQGERSAEHSGGEASGSLGGGGDRPPRPPAAGQRCLGGEAVPGARWKPAASLVVTQCPLAEPLALPPWSTLLHLK
- the LOC132234369 gene encoding LOW QUALITY PROTEIN: E3 ubiquitin-protein ligase RBBP6-like (The sequence of the model RefSeq protein was modified relative to this genomic sequence to represent the inferred CDS: inserted 1 base in 1 codon) — encoded protein: MACVHYKFASKLNYAIATFDGRHISLRDLKKQIMGREKLNAAKCDLQISNAQTEEEYTDDNALIPKNVSVIVRRIPIGGVKSTSKADARRRTEPVMGTSTVTDASSASISLAQLTQTANLAEANASEEDKIKAMMAQSGRAYGPVNYVKEPLGPPPPSYTCFRCGRPGHYIKNCPTNGDERFEPRPRIKKSTGIPRSFMMEVKDPNMRGAKLTNTGTYAIPTIEAEAYAIGKKERPPFLPEEPSSSSEKDDPIPDELLCPICKDMVTDAAIIPCCANSYCDECIRTALLESEDHTCPACHQHDVSPDALIANKFLRQAVTNFKNGTGGYTKRLRRQLPPPPPPIPPPRPLIQRNLQPLMRSPISRQQDPPMTPVTSSSGHPAPSISSLTSNQSPLAPAVPGNSSTPVPGPDITAPVSISVHWEKSDGPFRDSDHKIVPAAALASEHSKGTSSIAMTALVEEKGYPVPVLGTPSLLGQSPPAGYSVPPPGFPPVPANLSTPWGSSGVQTAHSNTIPTTRAPLGPGEEFYREQRRLKGEAQYPYGGSSYSRSPSTYPKSRPGSTRSPSYSRSSSRSQSCSYSPSLPFPRRGRGQSRNYRPRSRSHGYRRSRSRSPLYRRCPSRSRSPPAFRGQSPNKRTVPQGKTGRAHFNRYREVPPPYDRKAYYGGSVDFRDPFENEHYREWERQYREWYDKYHTGYAAGAQARASANGDNFPPESFSPPHIRNSPLTRGRGEVYSGGQSRRSPNIGGSNSPEKLSTRDSHNRKDSTKSKEKESDSAAGHGKGRTHKEHRRRKXSEGLLNTELLEPSGKSREPTILRLEAKGAQGERSAEHSGGEASGSLGGGGDRPPRPPAAGQRCLGGEAVPGARWKPAASLVVTQCPLAEPLALPPWSTLLHLK